The window TTTATAGCTATGGCCACGGTTGCAGCCGTTCCCAAAAGACGCTGGTCGACCGGACAGTTAAGTATGTTGCCGATTAAAGATTTTTTTGAAGTGCCAACCAGTATTGGCCTGCCTAAGCTTTTAAACTCTCGAAGTCTCTTCAGGATCTCCAAATTATGTTCAACGGTTTTTCCAAAACCAATACCCGGGTCAATAATTATTCTTTCCCGTTCTATAGATGCTCCTTCAGCTATTTCAATGCCTTCTTTAAGCCAGTCGATCATCTCGGAAACCAAAGAATCATATTTAGGGGCCTTTTGCATAGTACGCGGCCTGCCTTTAATATGCATGATTACTATTCCGGCATCATATTTAGCGATTATCTTTGCCAGATGGGGATCATCCCGCAAACCGGTAATATCATTAACCAGAGAAACGCCCACATCTAAAGCTAGCTGGGCTACTTCGAATTTTGTAGTGTCTATTGAAATAGGAATTTTGGTTCTTTTAACCAACTTTCTTATAACAGGCATCACTCTACTTATCTCTTCTTCTTTATCAATGCCTTTCGATCCCGGCCTTGTTGACTGTCCGCCAACATCGATAATATCAGCTCCATCCTCAGCCATTTGCTCAGCAATCTTGACTGCCTTATCGACCTGCCGGTACACTCCATCCCCGCTAAAAGAATCCGGGGTCAAATTGAGTATCCCCATCAGACAGGCCTTGTTGTTAAAGTCAAAAATAAACCTGCCACATTTTAACTTGATATCTTTTATTTCATAATTATTCAAAACATCTTCTATTGATTTACCGATCTCGTCCAACCCGAACGGCTGCTGGTTCAGTTTTAAGCAAAGTTTTTTAAGCTGGGCCAGCGTCCCCAAAAGAACACAGTCCGAAGGCCCGGCCTTTCCAGTAATAACCTCCTTTTCAACAGCAGCTTCTCCTCCTAAAGCGAGCATCTCCTGTTTAATGATGTTGCCAGTTCCTGCGTCAATTCTGCTTAGCCTGACCGCCCGGTTAACAGCCTTGAGTTTCATTAACTCGATTCCTCGGGAACTTACGCCAATCTCTTTCATTTGACGGCTGGCATCAAGCTGATCAAATATTTCTACTGCCCTTGCTTTCATTTTTTTACCTACCCTGCTTGTCTTCATTTATCTTTACGATCCTGGCTACTTCCTGACCATCCAGAACCTCTTTTACTAACAGAGTGTCTGCTAGAAGCTTAAGTTCATCTTTGTGTTTTAAAAGCAAGCCTTCGGCCTGCTGATAACAACTATCCACGATCTTGCGAATCTCCTGATCTATTGCCAAGGCTGTTGCCTCGCTATAATTCTTTTCTTCTCCTATATCACGGCCGAGAAATATTTCCTGCCGGGACTTGCCAAATCTGATATGCCCGAGTTTCTCGCTCATTCCAAACCGGGTTACCATCATCCTGGCTTTTTCGGTAACTATTTTAAGGTCGGATTCTGCCCCGGTGCTCAATTCATCAAACATAATTTTTTCGCTCACCCTTCCGCCTAAAGCCACAGTAATTTCAACCATCAACTTCTTTTTGGTGTAAATGTGTTTATCCTCCAAAGGAGGGGCCATGGTATAACCAAGGGCTATTCCCCGAGGCAAAATCGATACTTTATGTAAAGGATTAGCCTCTGAAATAATCAAAGCAAGCAAGGCATGCCCGGATTCGTGATAAGCAGTTAAGATTTTTTCTTCCTTATTAATCACCCTTGATTTTTTTTCCGGACCGGCGATAACCCTCTCAATGGCTGATTCCAGATCTTCCTTACCTACTGATTCCTTGTCTTCCCGGGCAGCAAGTATCGCGGCCTCATTGGTAAGATTTGCTATATCTGCTCCGGAAAAACCGGGGGTTTGCCGGGCAATCGCTTTTAAATCAATTGATTTATCCAGTTTTATATTCCGCGTATGCACCTTTAATATTTCCTCTCTTCCTTTTATATCCGGCCGGTCCACCACGACTCTCCGGTCAAACCTGCCCGGCCGAAGCAAAGCTGAATCCAGGACATCCGGCCGATTGGTGGCAGCGATAAGAATAACGCCTGCCTGGGTATCAAACCCATCCATTTCAGAAAGCAGTGCGTTTAATGTCTGTTCCCGTTCATCGTGCCCGCCGCCGATACCGGCAAACCTCTGCCGGCCAACTGCATCTATTTCATCAATAAAAATAATCGCGCCATGGCCTGTACCTTTAGTTGATTTCTTTGCCTGTTCAAAAAGGTCTCTAACCCGGGCCGCGCCGATACCGACAAACATCTCGACAAAATCAGAACCAGAAATGCTGAAAAAAGGAACATTGGCTTCTCCGGCCACCGCCTTAGCTAACAAGGTCTTCCCTGTGCCGGGATAACCCATCAGAAGCACGCCCTTGGGGATTTTACCCCCCAGGCGTTGAAACCTTTTCGGGTCTTTTAAAAATTCTATGATCTCTTTTAATTCCTCTTTTGCCTCATCTACCCCGGCTACATCCCTAAATGTAGTCCTTTCTTTGCCCAAAACCATCTGTCGGGCGCGGGATTTGCCAAAAGAAAGCAGTTTGCCGCCCCCTTGCTGAGCACCACGATATAAGAAAAACCACAAAAAGGTGATGAATAATACTACCGGGCCCAGGGAGTAGAGCAAGCTTACCAGTATGGTCTTAGCCGGCTCTATTCTGAAATCTTCCACATTTTCTCTGAGGAGTTTGATCAAATCCTGGTCCTGGCCGGGAACGTTTACGGTATAACCACCTCCATCAATCAGCATTCCGCGAAGCACATTCTCCGTTTTCTGGCAGCTTTTGACCATTCCATCTTCAGCTAACTGATAAAATTGGGAATATGACAGATTTTTAGGCCCTTGTCCCATGGAAGCGGCCTGAAAACTATAGAGATAGAGCAAGCCTAAGCCTATTATTATCCAAATAACCGAGGTTCTGTTTGGCTTGACCGGCTTTTTCTTTTTGTTTCGGTTGTTTTTGTTCCTGTTAACATTCCTGTCAGGCATTTTAGATTCCTTGTGTAAATTATTAGTTTAGCAAAAAAAACTTAAGAATACAAGGTTATTTTTAAGATCTGCTTTGTCCGAGACGTGATCTTAAACCTGTCTGAGACCTTTAGGCCGACCAGCCAGACAATCTCTCCGTCAGCCGATACAATGACCAACGTGGAATTTCGCTTTAAAAGCGGAACTTTCTGATCGATAAATATATCTTTTAATTTCTTCTCTCTGCTCATGCCCAGAGGCCTAATTCTGTCTCCCTTGGTCCTATTTCTTAATAAAAGGGGAAGGTTGAGTTTGTTGTAGTCAAAAATTTCGCTTGTTTTATCTTTTTGTTTTTTTCTGATTGTTTTCTTAACTAACTTTGCCTCAACGCGCAACCGGGTTTCTGGAATTGTTGTAACCCCCGGGACCCTCAGCGGATATCTAAATTTCTTTACTATTGAGGAACCTGGCTTTTTATAAAAGACAACTCTGTCATATTCTTTTCTTGCTTTAATTCCTTCGCTTAAATCTAAAAATTTGTTCCCAGCCGGATCTTTAATCAATCCATCCAGGTCTTTCCAATTCTGATAACTAATCTTTTGCAAATTCCCTTTTATTTGTTTAATCGCCAGCCGTATAATTCCTCTCTGGATGGCTATTGAATGTTTCTTTAATTTTTTTATTGAAAAACCAGCCTCTGAATAAGAGCTCCCGGGGCCTGTTAATTTTAGAAAGGCTTCTTTTGTCCTGTCCGCCAGATAGCTATAATCTTCTCTGGCAGATTCACCCAAACGGAAAAGTGTTTCCTTTATCCTGGGATTATACTCCCTGGATAGATAAGGAATAAGCCCTAACCTGACTTTATTGCGAAAATAGGCCTTGTTTTTGTTAGAAGAGTCTATTTTAAAGTTTAGCCTTCTTTGTGTTAGATAGCTTAAAATATCCTTTTTCCATATTTCGATCAAAGGACGGATTATGGTTATCCCTTCCCGTTCAGAAACCGGATGCATGCTGCCCAGGCCTTCCAGCCCT of the Candidatus Omnitrophota bacterium genome contains:
- the tilS gene encoding tRNA lysidine(34) synthetase TilS — protein: MLSRGDKVLVGVSGGPDSIALVDLLYSLKRKYGLKLYLAHLDHMIRGDQSRADAVFVHGLADRLGLPVISKVKDAVSFSRKRKLTLEQGARIIRYKFFLETAEKIRAKKIALAHNADDQAETVLIRIIRGTGLEGLGSMHPVSEREGITIIRPLIEIWKKDILSYLTQRRLNFKIDSSNKNKAYFRNKVRLGLIPYLSREYNPRIKETLFRLGESAREDYSYLADRTKEAFLKLTGPGSSYSEAGFSIKKLKKHSIAIQRGIIRLAIKQIKGNLQKISYQNWKDLDGLIKDPAGNKFLDLSEGIKARKEYDRVVFYKKPGSSIVKKFRYPLRVPGVTTIPETRLRVEAKLVKKTIRKKQKDKTSEIFDYNKLNLPLLLRNRTKGDRIRPLGMSREKKLKDIFIDQKVPLLKRNSTLVIVSADGEIVWLVGLKVSDRFKITSRTKQILKITLYS
- the ftsH gene encoding ATP-dependent zinc metalloprotease FtsH produces the protein MPDRNVNRNKNNRNKKKKPVKPNRTSVIWIIIGLGLLYLYSFQAASMGQGPKNLSYSQFYQLAEDGMVKSCQKTENVLRGMLIDGGGYTVNVPGQDQDLIKLLRENVEDFRIEPAKTILVSLLYSLGPVVLFITFLWFFLYRGAQQGGGKLLSFGKSRARQMVLGKERTTFRDVAGVDEAKEELKEIIEFLKDPKRFQRLGGKIPKGVLLMGYPGTGKTLLAKAVAGEANVPFFSISGSDFVEMFVGIGAARVRDLFEQAKKSTKGTGHGAIIFIDEIDAVGRQRFAGIGGGHDEREQTLNALLSEMDGFDTQAGVILIAATNRPDVLDSALLRPGRFDRRVVVDRPDIKGREEILKVHTRNIKLDKSIDLKAIARQTPGFSGADIANLTNEAAILAAREDKESVGKEDLESAIERVIAGPEKKSRVINKEEKILTAYHESGHALLALIISEANPLHKVSILPRGIALGYTMAPPLEDKHIYTKKKLMVEITVALGGRVSEKIMFDELSTGAESDLKIVTEKARMMVTRFGMSEKLGHIRFGKSRQEIFLGRDIGEEKNYSEATALAIDQEIRKIVDSCYQQAEGLLLKHKDELKLLADTLLVKEVLDGQEVARIVKINEDKQGR
- the folP gene encoding dihydropteroate synthase, which codes for MKTSRVGKKMKARAVEIFDQLDASRQMKEIGVSSRGIELMKLKAVNRAVRLSRIDAGTGNIIKQEMLALGGEAAVEKEVITGKAGPSDCVLLGTLAQLKKLCLKLNQQPFGLDEIGKSIEDVLNNYEIKDIKLKCGRFIFDFNNKACLMGILNLTPDSFSGDGVYRQVDKAVKIAEQMAEDGADIIDVGGQSTRPGSKGIDKEEEISRVMPVIRKLVKRTKIPISIDTTKFEVAQLALDVGVSLVNDITGLRDDPHLAKIIAKYDAGIVIMHIKGRPRTMQKAPKYDSLVSEMIDWLKEGIEIAEGASIERERIIIDPGIGFGKTVEHNLEILKRLREFKSLGRPILVGTSKKSLIGNILNCPVDQRLLGTAATVAIAINNGASIVRVHDVKQMAQVVRMTEAIIKHK